The region CCGCAGGCATGTCTATTTGCTTCAAGATGCCCTTATGCCATGAAGATATGTCATCAAGGCATACCTGAACTCAAAACCGTTGAAAACTCACATCAAGTTGCCTGTTTTCTGTATCACTGATTCTGCATCAGATCTGATCTGAAAACATAAACCGCCGCGAAAACAACGGTATTTTGTGCCCCGATAAACACTTTTCGTGAAATTTTTTAAAATGTATTCTATTCAATAATATGTAAAGTATAATCTATTATAAAATGGAAAATGAATTATATTATAGAAACATTTTTAGAAATGTGATTTTGATTTGTGAGTTTATATCTGTTTGACAATTACAAATATAATTTTTAGATACAGATATTAATATCAAATAAGAAATGATTTTTATTCTTAGTCATGCCGAGCGGCGTGTGAATCTTCCTGTGGTGTAATACAGACCAACATATTCCAAAGCTTTTTTCAGGGCAGTGTTGATGGGATATCTGTACGAAGCAAGAAAGAAATCTATTGAGAGAAGTTTTGAAAAATAGTCCTGAGCATTTGGCAAATTAGTGATTTGGTTTATAAGACTGCTGCGGAGATATTTACAACTCAATGGTTGTATGATATTTTTTCTTATTACCAGACTCGCTGAAAATAGCCGGCAAATCAGAGGCCTAAATATATGATAGGTGCATCCACCTTTTGGATTAGCAGGATCAAAAAGTACACAGATATCCTCTTCTGTAGTTCTCTCAAGCTTATCAAGCCACTTATCTAAAAGATTCATCTGGGAAAAATGAACTGCCAGCGGTATAAACTCAAGAATAGTTGCTTCTATATTGCACGAAGGCGTGTTGCAGCATTCTTTGCAACCATTACAGGAAGGAAAGGTTTTTTGAATCTGGTTGAGTTCTTCATATAATTTGAGTATCTGGTTTGAAAGATCAGTTATCCGATCTATCATTTAATCCTCTCAGTAATCGATCAAATCAGTTTTTCATTACACCAGATTGAGATAAATATGAAAAATCAAATTGTAATTTGTAAAAAAAATAAGACATCCCATTTTTCTTTATTAGATTAGTGCCAGTGCTTACCGATAATTATATTATTTGAGCTTCTTACTTATGAATCAACTCTGAGTTTTGTGTCATGAGCCTGCTTTTCTGTTATAAATGTCTAATTTGATTCTGTTTAAATGAGCTTTTGAAAGAGACAACGCCTATGCAATATAATGTACCTTATATTGCATCAGTGAAATTCATTCGAATGCTTTATTCAAAAGCTGCTTCACAATAGCTAACACTTAACATATTTGAGCAAATTTTCTATGCACTATATTCTGGTGTACGTACTCAACAGTAATTTATAATCCATTGTTATTTTCCAGATTTACCAAGTCGTAATATACATGTCAACAGTGATTCATTATGCAAAGATAATCTTTTATTAGAAATCGATATTTTTTTCACGAAAGGGAGGTGCAGGTATGGCAAAGTATCAAGTGGCAAAAAGTCTGGATGTTCGTGGAGAAGTCTGTCCTGTTCCAGATGTTGAAACAAAAAGAGCCCTGAAGGAAATGAAACCAGGAGAAATTTTGGAAGTATGGATCGACTATCCCATGTCCAAAGAGAGAATCCCTGAGACAGTCAGGAAATTGGGGCATGAAGTTCTGGAAATTGAAGAAGTTGGCAATAGCGAATGGAAAATCTACATTCAGGTCAAGTAGAAGGAGGTGACTTTCCATGGTTTGGGCAGGGCTTTTAGTAGGCTTCATATTTGGAGTGATTCTTCAGCGGGGCAGAATTTGTTTTAATTCCGCGTTCAGAGATATTTTAATCTTTAAAGACAACTATCTTATGAAACTTGCAGCACTCGCCATAGCCCTCGAATCGATCAGCCTCCTTCTGTTTGCTCAAACTGGACTTATAGCATTAAATCCTCCTGCTCTCAATTGGTTGGGAAATATCCTGGGCGGTTACATCTTTGGACTGGGTATGGTTTTAGCAGGTGGCTGTGCTTCTGGAGTAACCTACAGAACCGGTGAAGGCATGACTACAGCTTGGTTGGCAGCTATTTTCTATGGACTAACTGCATATGCAACAAATTCTGGACTTTTCTCACCATGGAAGAAATGGATCAGCACTTTCAACGTTGTTGTACAAAATAATCAATCAATTTATGCGCCAAAAACAGGACCAACCCTGGCAACCGTTTTGAATATTAACCCATGGATTGTTGCCCTAATCTTTGCTGCTCTGCTGATTTGGTATGCTTTTGGAACAAAAACTTCTGAAAGATCAACAAAATTGAACTGGATCGTTGCCGCAATCCTCATAGCGGTACTCGCACCGATTGCTTGGTGGACGAGTGCAAAAGCAGGGAGAAATTACGGACTTGGCATCACAGGTGGTTGGGTTAATCTCTTCAGTGTCTACACCAATAATAAACCACTCTCCTGGGATGGCGCAGAAATAATAGGTATTATTTTGGGGGCACTTATTTCTTCTATCGCCGGCAAAGAATTCAAGCTAAGAATGCCCAAAAACCCAAAAACCTATTTGCAAGTCATTGTTGGTGGAATATTCATGGGTTTTGGAGCTGCAACAGCTGGCGGATGCAATATCGGGCATTTTCTAACGGGCGTTCCCCAGCTGGCTATATCTTCTATATTAGCCTCTATATTCTTCATACTTGGTAACTGGACAATGGCCTGGATATTGTTTGGCAAGGAGAGATGATTTATGAAAATAACAATACAAGTGATGGTTCAACCTTACACTTATGAAGATATTGACACTGCAATCAAAATTGCTGAGGCAGCTGTTGAAAAAGGACATGAAGTAACTTTATTCCTATTTGCAGATTCGGTAATTTGCGTGAATAAAAATATCAAACCACTTAAAATTGATAGAAATATTCCTGAAAAACTCAGAACTTTGATTAATTCAGGAAAATTGAAAGTTGATATCTGTGGCATTTGCATGGATTATAGAGGTATAAAAGAAGATATGATCATAGATGGTGCAAAACCAAGTGGATTGCCAGAATTAGCAGCACTCTTATCCACAACTGATAGGTTTATAAATCTGATGGCCTGAGGTGGGGAAAATGAGAAAATTACTTTTTGTTGCTTACCAGTCCCCAGTGGGAAGCATATGGGTAAACGAAGCATTTAGAACAGCGTTTGGAATGTATGGAGAAGATCTTGAGCCAAGTGTTCTTCTCTTAGATGAAGCCTGTATTGCTCTTTCAAAAAACACCAGACCTGAATCTCTCGGTTTGTTACCACTTTCTATATGCCACAAATACATAAAACGATACGCTACCAAAGTTTATGTTCTAAAAGAGGACATTGAAAAATTCAGCATAAAAGAAATAGAGGAAAACTTTGGAGCACAGATAATAGAGAAAAAAAGCCTGCCTGATTTCTTTCACGGCTTTGATTACGTGATCTTCATGTGAGGTGATACAATGGCATTAATACTTGTCAAGTACGGAGTTGATCACCCTGTTGAGAAACTTAAGATCGAAAATGCTAAAGCCGGAGATAAAATCGTACTTATCCAGAATGGTGTTTTTTGGGCTCTTAAAAAATACGAGACAAAAGCAAAGATATTTGCAATCAAAGATGATTTTCTTTCAAGAGGGTACAAAGAAGAAGATTCACAGGTTCCATTGATTGATTATCCACAATTTATTGAACTTGTTGAATCTGAGCCACAGTTTATAGGTTAATATGGTATAATAGCAATATAGATGCCGCGATAGCCATCGCGGCATCTCAATTAATCAATTAAAAGGTGATAATCCACACATGAAAAGATCTGATCTGGTCGAACTTTTTAAAGTGCTGGCAAACCAGAAACGTCTTGATATACTAACTCTTCTTCTTGATAGCTGTTTAACTGTCAATGAAGTTGCTCAAAAACTTGGTATTAATATTTCAACAGCCTACAGATATCTAACCCAAATGTACAAACAAGGTATACTTTCTGTAATCAAAACACCAGATGGTGATCGTTTTGATTTCTCTTCTAAACATATGCTTAGAGTTATTGAGGAAGCTATTAATTTCATATCAGACAAGCGTGGAACACCTGTTTTTGAACCCATTTATTATAACGATACCAATCTTTTTAAACCGAAAAGGGTTCTTGATTTTAGGGGTGAAACCTGTCCCATACCAGAATTAACTACAAGGAGAGAGTTGAAAGAACTGACCAATGGTGAAACATTGCTGGTTATAGTAGATTATCCCCTCTCCAAGGAAAGGATTATAAGTTTTTGCAGAAAGATGGGTTATAAAGTTATCGCCGTGGATGACAAATTAGATTCGAAAATCTACATAGAAAAAACTGGATAATCTTTGTGCCCTATTCATCATTTTTGGGTATTGAAAGCTCCCCCCATAGGAAGGGGAGCGGAATTATTTCTCAAAAGATGCTGAATTTCTGGAAAAGTGGGGCAAATATTAGAGAAATAACAGCCATTATTTTGATAAGTATATCGAGACTCGGCCCAACTGTATCTTTCAAAGGATCTCCTACTGTGTCCCCAACAACGAGAGCAGAATGCTCCTGGGAACCTTTGTTCAATCCCTCTATATTACCTTGTTCGAGATACTTCTTGGCATTATCCCATGCACCACCTGCATTTGCAGTGAAAAGCGCCAGCATTATACCACTGAGCGTCGTTCCTACAAGCAAACCCCCAACAAATTCGACTCCAAGCAGAAATCCGCTCAATACAGGTGTAACAATAGCTATCATCGCAGGAAGAGCCATCTGTTGAAGTGCACCATCAGCACTTATTGAAATACACCTTTGATAATCGGGTTTTTCGGTTCCATCAATTATTCCTGGTCTTTCTTTAACTTGCCTTCTTATTTCATCTACCATCTTCGAAGCTGCTTTCACGACAGCTTCAATCAGTATCCCGCTGAAAAGATAAGGCAAAGCTGCACCGAGAACTGCTCCACCGAGAGTTCGTGCGTTTATAATATTTAGATTCAACAGCTCACTGATACTTTTGACGTATTCACCAGGTGAAGCCTGTGAAAACATGTACGAGGCAAACAAAGAAAGGGCGGCAAGTGCTGCTGACCCTATTGCAAAACCTTTACCTATCGCAGCAGTGGTATTTCCTACCATATCAAGCCTGTCTGTAATTTGCCTGACTTCTGGCTCGAGCCCAGACATTTCACTTATTCCCCCTGCATTATCCGCTATAGGCCCATAAGAATCTACTGTTACGGACATAGCCACAAATGAAAGCATTCCTACCGCTGCCATTGCAACTCCATAAAGTCCAGCAAAATGATCTGCAGCCAGGATAGCTGCAAAAAGCATAAGACATGGTAAAAAAGTACTCATCATACCCAGCGCAAGGCCACCACTTATAACCATTCCTGTTCCCTGCATGGATTTATGGCTTAGTTTTCTCGTTGGTGAGAAATCATCTGAAGTATAGTATTCCGCAAGTAATCCTATTATTATACCCGCCGCAATCCCAATTATAGCCGAAAAATACGCAGAAAACGGTCCGTAACGAAACCCGAAGGATTCAAGATTATTTTCTCCCGACAGAGAAAATTTTGTATAGAAAAAGTTCCCAACTATTGTCAAAAGAGCAGAAAGAAACAGAGCAAAATTAAGTTCTGCATGAGGTTTATTGGAAGACTTTTTAAATATGACAAACATTACACCGGCTATGCAAGAAAGCAATCCAATTAGCGCAAATCCTATAGGATAGCTAATGAGCTTGATCACAAGTTCAGTATGCTCTGTTGATGTCAGAACAAAGATATAAGAAGCTAGTACGATAACAGAAAGAATCGAACCAACGTAGCTTTCAAGCAAATCAGCTCCTAAGCCAGCCACGTCTCCAACATTGTCCCCAACATTATCTGCAATTGTTGCTGGATTCCTTGGATCATCTTCTGGAAGCCTCAGTTCCGTTTTTCCAACCAGATCAGCTGCCATATCAGCAGCTTTCGTGTAGACTCCTCCACCCACTCTATCAAACATTGCTATTATTGAACATCCTAACGCATATCCTGAAAGTGTCATTGTAATTGGGATGAAATTGATACCAAGATAATTACGAACAATAACCAGCTGCTCTGGCTCTAATTGATGTCTGAAAATCGTCATAACAACTATAAAGCCCAGCAACGCAAGACTTCCCACAGAAAGGCCCATGATCGAGCCACCCTGAAATGCCGTCTTCAAAGCAGGACCAATTTTTTTGTGCTGCCTTGCTGCCTCTGCGACACGCACATTTGCCCTCGTTGCTGCTTTCATTCCTAAATAACCAGCCAGAGAACTCATAAGAGCACCTATCAAAAATGCAATGGATACATACCAAGCAGTTAATATTCCCAAGATTATCGCTATTACCACAGCGTAAATGGCCACTTTTTTGTATTCATGATTGATAAAAGCGTCTGCTCCCTCTCTTATTCGCAATGATATCTCTCGCATGTACTCTGTTCCTTCAGGTTTCTTGAGCAATCCTTTAAAATTGAAAAAGACTACAATCAGACCAAAAAGGGGAATCAGAAACATCAGCATCATACATCTCCTCCATAACGTAAGAATGTGGTATGATCGAAACATATTCAAGCTCAGATGCCATTTTTTGCTTGCTATCAAAAAATTTTACTCTTTGCATAGTTAAGTTAAGATGGATGGAATTTAATTTACGCTTAATACCATATCTTGGTTAATTTAAGATGAGATCGTTTTTCCTTATAGGAAAGGAGAATTAAAATGATTCAAAATAGCTGGAGATATTTTTTCGATGAATACGCAGAAAAATACGATAATGAGATTTTTACAAAGAATACAAAAGCAGAAATAGATTTTATTGAACAGGAACTCAACATACCCGCAGGTTCTTTCATACTTGACGTTGGCTGCGGGACAGGAAGACATTCAATAGAGCTTGCAAAACGAGGTTATAGTGTAAAAGGTATCGATATATCTGAAAGAATGCTGAGTATTGCCAGAAAAAAATGTGAAAAAGAAAGTGTCTCTGTAGACTTTATCCAAGCAAATGCAGTAGATTTCAAAGTAAACAAATTATACGATGCGTGCATCTGCCTTTAAGGGGCTTTTGGACTTCTATCCGAAGGTGAAGATCCTTTTGACAGAGATATAATGATTCTCAAAAATATAAACAAAACTCTAAAGACAGGGTCAAAATTTATATTTACCGCTTTAAATGGTCTCAGAATGATCAGATTGTTCAACGATGAAGATGTCTCTAAGGGGAAATTTGATCAATTAGCAATTGTCGAGAGCAGTCCAATGTCAGATTACCTTGAAAATGCTCCGGACAGCATATTTTTGAGAGAAAAAGGTTTTATAGCAAGCGAACTTGTTTACATGTTGAAAATAGCAGGTTTTCTTGTTGAAAATATCTGGGGAGGTACCGCCGGTTCCTGGAACCGCAAACCACTCAGAATGGATAAGATAGAATTAATGGTAGTGAGCAAAAAAGAAAGAAAATGCTGATGTAATCTTCTGCTTTTCAAAACGTAGAAAAACTCAGAATCTTACCGTCTCTTATAGTAAGCACACGATCTGCTCGCTTTGCTATTCGTTCATCATGAGTAACGATTACCAGTGTTGTTCCATGTTCATTCCTGATTCTTTCAAGCAGCTCTATTATGCCAAGTCCGGTTTCTGAATCGAGATTTCCGGTTGGTTCATCAGCCCATATTATATCTGGATTGTGAATAATCGCTCTTGCTATGGCCACCCTCTGCTGTTCACCACCTGAAAGCTGAGATGGAAACCTGTTGATTTTTTCTGATAAACCAACTTTTTTCAGCATTTCAAGAGCTCTATTCCTTGCCTCAGTATGTTTCACGCCGAGAATCTTAAGAGGCAATTCCACATTCTCAATAGCAGTAAGCACAGGTACCAGGTTGAAAAATTGGAAAATGAAACCCATATATTTTGCTCGAAATTGCGTTTTTTTCTCTTCACTCATCGAATGAAAAGCCACCCCATTGAAAAAAATCTCACCGCGTGTCGGAGCATCAATTCCAGAAAGACAATTAAGCAACGTGGTTTTGCCAGAACCAGATGGTCCAAGTATGGCAAGAAACTCTCCGTGCTCTATGGTAATATTTATGCCTTTAAGAGCCTGTACAGCCCCTTCTCCTTCACCATAGATTTTCCACAGATTTTTTACTTTTATCATTTTCATCCTCCTAATCAGGCGCTCTCAACGCTTCCACTGGGCTGGTTCGAATCACCAAAACCGGCAAGGTTACTACCAGGGATATAATCATGTAAATCGCCAAAATCAAGCCAGCAAGTTCCCAGATTGGTACTGAAAATTGACCTGAACCAAATATCGAAAAAATAAAATTGGAAACGTCTTTTGATTCAAGATATCCAGCGCAAATACCAGTAATTATACCCATGGACGCTACTATAAGATTTTCCAAAATAAAGGCTGCACTAAGGCTTTTACCAGACATCCCTATAGCCCTTAATGTTCCCGACATTCGTTTTCTAACTATCACATTGCGCAACGAATAAAATGCTATACCACTAAAACCACTTATCAAACCAAAATATAATAAAGTCACACCTGTCTGAATAAGAAGATCAATACCAGAAAAAACTCGATTAAGCTCTTCTTTAATATAGATTGGAAAATCAAATCTCTTTCTGTAGAAATCCTTTACCTGCATAACATTAGCTGGATCCACTCTGGAAATTATCACCGGAATCAATCTGACTTTCTCTGGAATACTGTTTATCGATGCAACATATTTCACAGGTACCATAAGCTGGCG is a window of Pseudothermotoga elfii DSM 9442 = NBRC 107921 DNA encoding:
- a CDS encoding YkgJ family cysteine cluster protein codes for the protein MIDRITDLSNQILKLYEELNQIQKTFPSCNGCKECCNTPSCNIEATILEFIPLAVHFSQMNLLDKWLDKLERTTEEDICVLFDPANPKGGCTYHIFRPLICRLFSASLVIRKNIIQPLSCKYLRSSLINQITNLPNAQDYFSKLLSIDFFLASYRYPINTALKKALEYVGLYYTTGRFTRRSA
- a CDS encoding sulfurtransferase TusA family protein translates to MAKYQVAKSLDVRGEVCPVPDVETKRALKEMKPGEILEVWIDYPMSKERIPETVRKLGHEVLEIEEVGNSEWKIYIQVK
- a CDS encoding YeeE/YedE family protein; protein product: MVWAGLLVGFIFGVILQRGRICFNSAFRDILIFKDNYLMKLAALAIALESISLLLFAQTGLIALNPPALNWLGNILGGYIFGLGMVLAGGCASGVTYRTGEGMTTAWLAAIFYGLTAYATNSGLFSPWKKWISTFNVVVQNNQSIYAPKTGPTLATVLNINPWIVALIFAALLIWYAFGTKTSERSTKLNWIVAAILIAVLAPIAWWTSAKAGRNYGLGITGGWVNLFSVYTNNKPLSWDGAEIIGIILGALISSIAGKEFKLRMPKNPKTYLQVIVGGIFMGFGAATAGGCNIGHFLTGVPQLAISSILASIFFILGNWTMAWILFGKER
- a CDS encoding DsrE/DsrF/TusD sulfur relay family protein, whose protein sequence is MKITIQVMVQPYTYEDIDTAIKIAEAAVEKGHEVTLFLFADSVICVNKNIKPLKIDRNIPEKLRTLINSGKLKVDICGICMDYRGIKEDMIIDGAKPSGLPELAALLSTTDRFINLMA
- a CDS encoding DsrH/TusB family sulfur relay protein gives rise to the protein MALILVKYGVDHPVEKLKIENAKAGDKIVLIQNGVFWALKKYETKAKIFAIKDDFLSRGYKEEDSQVPLIDYPQFIELVESEPQFIG
- a CDS encoding sulfurtransferase TusA family protein codes for the protein MKRSDLVELFKVLANQKRLDILTLLLDSCLTVNEVAQKLGINISTAYRYLTQMYKQGILSVIKTPDGDRFDFSSKHMLRVIEEAINFISDKRGTPVFEPIYYNDTNLFKPKRVLDFRGETCPIPELTTRRELKELTNGETLLVIVDYPLSKERIISFCRKMGYKVIAVDDKLDSKIYIEKTG
- a CDS encoding sodium-translocating pyrophosphatase, with product MMLMFLIPLFGLIVVFFNFKGLLKKPEGTEYMREISLRIREGADAFINHEYKKVAIYAVVIAIILGILTAWYVSIAFLIGALMSSLAGYLGMKAATRANVRVAEAARQHKKIGPALKTAFQGGSIMGLSVGSLALLGFIVVMTIFRHQLEPEQLVIVRNYLGINFIPITMTLSGYALGCSIIAMFDRVGGGVYTKAADMAADLVGKTELRLPEDDPRNPATIADNVGDNVGDVAGLGADLLESYVGSILSVIVLASYIFVLTSTEHTELVIKLISYPIGFALIGLLSCIAGVMFVIFKKSSNKPHAELNFALFLSALLTIVGNFFYTKFSLSGENNLESFGFRYGPFSAYFSAIIGIAAGIIIGLLAEYYTSDDFSPTRKLSHKSMQGTGMVISGGLALGMMSTFLPCLMLFAAILAADHFAGLYGVAMAAVGMLSFVAMSVTVDSYGPIADNAGGISEMSGLEPEVRQITDRLDMVGNTTAAIGKGFAIGSAALAALSLFASYMFSQASPGEYVKSISELLNLNIINARTLGGAVLGAALPYLFSGILIEAVVKAASKMVDEIRRQVKERPGIIDGTEKPDYQRCISISADGALQQMALPAMIAIVTPVLSGFLLGVEFVGGLLVGTTLSGIMLALFTANAGGAWDNAKKYLEQGNIEGLNKGSQEHSALVVGDTVGDPLKDTVGPSLDILIKIMAVISLIFAPLFQKFSIF
- a CDS encoding class I SAM-dependent methyltransferase is translated as MIQNSWRYFFDEYAEKYDNEIFTKNTKAEIDFIEQELNIPAGSFILDVGCGTGRHSIELAKRGYSVKGIDISERMLSIARKKCEKESVSVDFIQANAVDFKVNKLYDACICL
- a CDS encoding ABC transporter ATP-binding protein, yielding MIKVKNLWKIYGEGEGAVQALKGINITIEHGEFLAILGPSGSGKTTLLNCLSGIDAPTRGEIFFNGVAFHSMSEEKKTQFRAKYMGFIFQFFNLVPVLTAIENVELPLKILGVKHTEARNRALEMLKKVGLSEKINRFPSQLSGGEQQRVAIARAIIHNPDIIWADEPTGNLDSETGLGIIELLERIRNEHGTTLVIVTHDERIAKRADRVLTIRDGKILSFSTF